The proteins below come from a single Rhodococcus sp. WMMA185 genomic window:
- a CDS encoding TerD family protein — protein sequence MGVSLTKGGNISLTKEAPGLTAVAVGLGWDLRTTTGQDFDLDASAIAVGADKKVVSPKHFVFYNNLESPEGAIKHTGDNLTGEGEGDDEVIKVDLTAVPANIESIVFPVAIYDADSRSQSFGQVSNAFIRVVNQADNSELARYDLSEDASTETAMVFGELYRHGSDWKFRAIGQGYASGLAGIARDYGVNA from the coding sequence ATGGGCGTAAGCCTGACAAAGGGTGGAAATATCTCGTTGACGAAGGAGGCCCCCGGGTTGACCGCGGTCGCCGTCGGTCTCGGCTGGGATCTTCGCACCACGACTGGGCAGGACTTCGACCTCGACGCTTCCGCCATCGCGGTGGGCGCCGACAAGAAGGTCGTATCCCCCAAGCACTTCGTGTTCTACAACAATCTCGAGTCGCCAGAGGGTGCGATCAAGCACACCGGCGATAACCTGACCGGTGAGGGAGAAGGCGACGACGAGGTCATCAAGGTCGACCTCACGGCCGTACCGGCGAACATCGAGTCCATCGTGTTCCCCGTGGCAATCTACGACGCCGATAGTCGCTCGCAGTCGTTCGGCCAGGTCAGCAACGCGTTCATCCGCGTCGTCAATCAGGCCGATAACTCGGAACTCGCGCGCTACGACCTGTCGGAGGATGCCTCCACCGAAACCGCGATGGTGTTCGGCGAGCTCTACCGCCACGGATCGGACTGGAAGTTCCGCGCGATCGGCCAGGGCTACGCATCGGGTCTAGCGGGCATCGCCCGCGACTACGGCGTCAACGCCTAG
- a CDS encoding Mut7-C RNAse domain-containing protein — protein MPLSRCEFRFYEELNDFLPPVLRQQTFEHDFDGTPSVKDRIEALGVPHTEVDLILVDGVSVGFTHLLRGGERVAVYPMFERFDLTDVTVLRPRPLRQPRFVLDVHLGRLAGYLRLLGFDTRYRNDFADIDLVNISLAEHRIVLTRDTGLLKRSALTHGAFVHETNPRHQLREMLDRFDLESQIAPFTRCARCNGLLEPVPREVGLDAAPPSVAQYAHDFTRCRDCDQLYWPGSHLPRLRQWLAAEIGVQFALDVQEARGSS, from the coding sequence ATGCCGCTGAGCCGTTGTGAGTTCCGCTTCTACGAGGAGTTGAACGACTTCTTGCCGCCTGTGCTCCGACAGCAGACCTTCGAGCACGACTTCGACGGCACACCCTCGGTCAAGGACCGGATCGAGGCGCTGGGGGTGCCACACACCGAGGTCGATCTGATCCTCGTCGACGGGGTGTCGGTCGGTTTCACCCACCTGCTTCGCGGCGGCGAACGTGTCGCCGTGTATCCGATGTTCGAGCGTTTCGACCTCACTGACGTGACCGTGCTGAGGCCCCGGCCCCTGCGGCAACCGAGGTTCGTGCTGGACGTGCACCTCGGCCGCCTCGCCGGCTACCTACGACTGCTCGGTTTCGACACCCGCTACCGCAACGACTTCGCCGACATCGATCTGGTGAACATCTCCCTGGCCGAGCACCGCATAGTCCTGACGCGGGATACGGGACTGCTCAAACGATCGGCGCTCACACACGGTGCCTTCGTACACGAAACGAACCCGCGTCATCAGCTACGAGAAATGCTGGACCGCTTCGATCTTGAATCTCAGATCGCACCCTTCACCAGGTGCGCACGATGCAACGGCCTCCTCGAACCGGTTCCGCGGGAAGTGGGACTCGACGCGGCGCCGCCGAGCGTCGCGCAATACGCGCACGATTTCACGCGCTGTCGCGATTGCGACCAGCTGTATTGGCCGGGCAGCCACCTTCCGCGGTTGCGTCAGTGGCTCGCGGCGGAGATCGGGGTGCAGTTTGCGCTTGATGTTCAGGAAGCGCGAGGCAGTTCCTGA
- a CDS encoding bile acid:sodium symporter family protein, which yields MKFLSRFYIDGFILGVLAAAILGSIFPVSGSGQTVLDWATRIAIGILFLLYGVRLSPTEALRGLQHWRLHSVVLAATFILFPLIGLGFGVLVPGVLSEDLYTGVLYLCLVPSTVQTSIAFTSIAKGNVAGAIVSASVSNLLGVFLTPALVILLMSADGGAGITLTSIVDIVLQLLVPFFAGQLLRPLVIDWFQKYREPTRFVDRGSIFLIVFWAFSTSMSEGIWSTVSPSQVVGVVVVCVVLLAAVLAITALTGRALGFSLPDRIVIVFCGSKKSLAAGLAMASVLFADQPVGLIVLPLMIFHQIQLIVCAALAQRYARGDSLRSRAAGRR from the coding sequence GTGAAGTTCCTCAGCCGGTTCTACATCGACGGATTCATTCTGGGAGTCCTCGCCGCGGCGATTCTGGGGAGCATCTTTCCCGTCTCGGGCAGTGGCCAGACGGTCCTCGACTGGGCCACCCGGATCGCGATCGGCATACTGTTCCTGCTCTACGGTGTGCGCCTGTCACCAACGGAGGCGCTGCGCGGGTTGCAGCACTGGCGGCTTCATTCCGTCGTGTTGGCCGCGACCTTCATACTCTTTCCGCTGATCGGCCTCGGGTTCGGCGTGCTGGTTCCGGGAGTGCTCAGCGAGGACCTATACACCGGCGTTCTCTACCTGTGCCTGGTTCCCTCGACGGTTCAGACGTCGATCGCGTTCACATCGATCGCGAAGGGCAACGTAGCCGGCGCAATCGTGAGCGCATCGGTGTCCAACCTCCTCGGTGTGTTCCTGACACCGGCTCTGGTGATCCTGCTGATGAGCGCGGACGGCGGCGCCGGCATCACCCTGACGTCGATCGTGGACATCGTGCTCCAACTACTGGTGCCATTCTTCGCTGGGCAGTTGCTCCGGCCGTTGGTCATCGACTGGTTCCAGAAATACCGAGAGCCCACCAGGTTCGTCGATCGCGGCTCGATATTCCTGATTGTCTTCTGGGCATTCAGCACAAGCATGAGTGAAGGAATCTGGAGCACCGTCTCACCCTCACAGGTGGTCGGTGTGGTGGTCGTGTGTGTCGTACTCCTCGCGGCAGTTCTCGCGATCACGGCCCTCACCGGCCGTGCGCTGGGATTCAGCCTCCCCGACCGGATCGTCATCGTCTTCTGCGGATCGAAGAAGAGCCTCGCGGCAGGTCTCGCGATGGCCAGCGTCCTGTTCGCAGATCAACCGGTGGGCCTGATCGTGCTGCCGCTGATGATCTTCCACCAGATTCAGCTGATCGTGTGTGCGGCGCTCGCACAGAGATACGCCAGAGGTGATTCTCTGCGGTCTCGCGCGGCAGGTCGGCGATAG
- a CDS encoding tellurite resistance TerB family protein, translating into MGFWDQLKAKTQELNGQLQVKTAQFKNKEFANGAMAMCALIAAADGRIDPSERQKTAALIMSNEALKVFAPDELRQKFDWFCDKLQGDYDFGKVEATATIGRLKAKPEQARAVIQVGIIIGGADGDFDADEKMAVKQACFAVGIDPGEFDL; encoded by the coding sequence ATGGGTTTCTGGGATCAACTCAAAGCCAAGACGCAGGAGTTGAACGGGCAACTCCAGGTGAAGACTGCGCAGTTCAAGAACAAGGAGTTCGCCAATGGTGCCATGGCGATGTGCGCGCTCATCGCGGCCGCCGACGGCCGCATCGATCCTTCCGAACGGCAGAAGACGGCCGCTCTGATCATGTCCAACGAAGCACTCAAAGTGTTTGCACCGGATGAGCTTAGGCAGAAGTTCGACTGGTTTTGCGACAAGCTCCAGGGCGACTACGATTTCGGCAAGGTGGAGGCCACCGCAACGATTGGCAGGCTGAAGGCGAAGCCCGAGCAGGCACGCGCCGTGATCCAGGTCGGCATCATCATCGGCGGCGCCGACGGTGATTTCGACGCCGACGAGAAGATGGCGGTCAAACAAGCGTGCTTTGCCGTGGGTATCGACCCCGGCGAGTTCGACCTTTGA
- a CDS encoding YqgE/AlgH family protein produces the protein MAHGEEPEDRTASTEPVVRPGSLLVSSTDLVEPAFRRTVIYVIEHNDAGSLGVVINRPSETAVHDVLPQWSALAAPPGVLYVGGPVKRDAALCLATLRTGAQASGVPGLRRVHGRVVMVDLDSDPETIAPLVEGVRIFAGYSGWTYGQLDSELQREDWIVVSALASDVVAPARVDVWAQVLRRQPLPLAILATHPVDVERN, from the coding sequence GTGGCGCATGGAGAAGAACCAGAGGACCGAACGGCGTCGACGGAACCGGTGGTCCGGCCCGGCAGCCTGTTGGTCTCGTCGACAGATCTCGTCGAACCGGCATTCCGTCGCACAGTGATCTACGTGATCGAACACAATGACGCCGGCAGCCTTGGCGTGGTCATCAACCGCCCCAGTGAAACCGCAGTCCACGACGTACTTCCGCAGTGGTCTGCGCTAGCTGCGCCTCCAGGCGTCCTGTATGTGGGCGGCCCGGTCAAGCGGGACGCAGCGCTGTGCCTGGCGACGTTGCGCACGGGTGCGCAGGCCTCTGGTGTCCCGGGGCTACGCCGTGTGCACGGTCGCGTAGTGATGGTGGATCTCGATTCCGATCCCGAGACCATCGCGCCGCTCGTGGAGGGAGTCCGGATTTTTGCCGGCTACTCGGGCTGGACCTACGGTCAACTCGATTCCGAACTGCAACGCGAGGATTGGATCGTGGTTTCGGCCCTCGCGTCGGACGTAGTCGCGCCGGCACGCGTGGACGTGTGGGCCCAGGTGCTCCGCCGTCAGCCCCTACCCCTCGCCATTCTCGCCACACACCCGGTTGACGTCGAGCGCAATTAG
- a CDS encoding DUF1648 domain-containing protein, translating to MNHTRIVDPAGALFGLVLPVLAALSGVILTKAWEPRLPAEIATHWTTTSPNGFATPTSSAWTFALMTVLLGGGCSVIAALAPATLMMRRMMLVIGLSVVGVILTVQVVMLSIQLDVRDAADTELPFWSLGLGVVIGAAIGMAGAALLRDYRRRVLATQPPEPQLPRTAHPGTVADTIGFGTVGSLVLLVLLGITPAVAVSALADGWWPLGVLIPLGLLIVSRVRFRVVVDQSGISVVNMGMTALRYGIDEIEGARVDRIKPFDDFGGWGFTVKSPRNFGVVTKTGPAVIVTTACGDRLTVTSARADHLAGALNSLADRRFRLEHDRVAGS from the coding sequence GTGAACCACACCCGCATCGTCGACCCTGCCGGAGCACTCTTCGGCCTCGTCCTGCCGGTGCTCGCGGCGCTGTCCGGCGTGATCCTGACGAAGGCATGGGAGCCGCGCCTGCCTGCCGAGATCGCGACCCATTGGACCACTACGTCACCGAACGGCTTCGCCACACCGACCTCGAGTGCATGGACGTTCGCCCTGATGACAGTTCTCCTCGGCGGCGGATGTTCTGTAATCGCGGCTCTTGCCCCGGCGACACTGATGATGCGGCGCATGATGCTCGTCATCGGACTGTCCGTAGTCGGCGTGATCCTGACGGTTCAGGTGGTGATGCTGAGCATCCAACTCGATGTCCGGGATGCCGCAGACACCGAACTTCCCTTCTGGTCACTCGGACTCGGCGTCGTGATCGGCGCCGCAATCGGGATGGCAGGCGCAGCACTGCTACGCGACTACCGGCGCCGAGTCCTGGCAACCCAGCCGCCCGAACCCCAGTTGCCGCGAACCGCCCACCCGGGCACGGTCGCCGACACGATTGGTTTCGGCACCGTCGGCTCATTGGTGTTGCTCGTTCTGCTCGGGATCACCCCGGCCGTCGCCGTGAGCGCACTTGCCGACGGGTGGTGGCCGCTAGGCGTGTTGATTCCTCTCGGGTTGCTGATCGTGAGCCGAGTGCGATTCCGGGTGGTGGTCGATCAGTCCGGCATCAGTGTCGTGAACATGGGGATGACCGCACTGCGGTATGGCATCGATGAAATCGAGGGGGCGCGCGTCGACCGGATCAAGCCGTTCGACGACTTCGGTGGTTGGGGATTCACGGTGAAGAGCCCACGCAACTTCGGTGTCGTGACGAAAACCGGTCCGGCCGTGATCGTCACGACGGCCTGCGGTGATCGGTTGACGGTCACGAGCGCCCGCGCCGATCATCTGGCAGGCGCCTTGAATTCGCTCGCCGACAGGCGATTCCGGCTCGAGCATGATCGAGTTGCTGGATCGTAG